In Woeseia oceani, one DNA window encodes the following:
- a CDS encoding c-type cytochrome: protein MSYYRVGLRRLCRALIVVASGLFLAACEPRASDAGPPALTAMTLGIQDPRPVSEYLSAPEYANASPELGDRLLMLCASCHSFDPDRGHMLGPNLYGLFGRRAGSLEDFGYTRALSTAEFVWTPRALDAWLTYPSQFLPGNAMAFGGIKDPDDRNALIASLLRRTSAATENN, encoded by the coding sequence GTGTCGTACTACCGGGTCGGCCTGCGCCGACTGTGTCGAGCATTGATCGTTGTCGCCAGTGGCTTGTTCCTTGCTGCATGTGAGCCCCGCGCCAGTGATGCCGGGCCTCCCGCATTGACCGCAATGACGCTGGGCATCCAGGACCCTCGACCGGTGTCCGAGTATCTGAGTGCCCCCGAATACGCCAATGCCAGTCCGGAATTGGGTGATCGCCTGTTGATGCTGTGCGCGAGCTGCCACAGTTTTGACCCGGACCGCGGCCACATGTTGGGTCCCAATCTGTACGGTTTGTTCGGACGCCGGGCCGGGAGTCTCGAGGATTTCGGCTATACCCGTGCGTTGAGCACGGCGGAATTCGTCTGGACACCCAGAGCGCTCGACGCCTGGCTGACTTACCCGTCACAGTTTCTGCCCGGCAATGCGATGGCGTTCGGCGGCATCAAAGACCCCGACGATCGCAATGCCCTGATCGCCAGTTTGCTGCGGCGAACGTCCGCTGCAACGGAAAATAACTGA
- a CDS encoding RelA/SpoT family protein, translating into MTTSNAENRGNSDEHDAIVAKARRFVDSRSKSAAIVACRDEGEAIAEILAPFEISGPLLAAVILYPLLRDLNTAPNTDEIDPQALALADGLVHLSRFSLPTDWKPGAALATPQSEALRKMLLAMVSDARLVLVRIAEQLYRLRMAKDVDIAEQQRLAMETREIYAPLASRLGIWQLKWELEDLAFRYLEPDTYREIAKGLRERRSEREAFIETIIAELHEALAASDIKAEISGRPKHIYSIWRKMQRKNRGLEQIFDMRAVRIFVNDVRECYAALGVVHNMWPYLRGEFDDYIANPKGNNYQSLHTAVIGPGGRTLEVQIRTHDMHRHAEFGVAAHWRYKEGGGPVDAFDQKIRFLRNLLDADSPDGDLLEQIRDEVFEDRVYAVSPKGDVVELPAGATPLDFAYYVHTQVGHRCRGVKVNGRIVPLTYKVKNGDQIDVITSGEPNPSRDWMSPQHAYLASGRNRAKVRNWFRQQDKEQNRRQGREILERELTRLNINDIPLEQISKYMKFDNVESLCVALGAGDSTPSSVASAIQNLRGDQQPDTIRTRRIPETKATGAGQIAVSGVGDLLCNFARCCRPVPPEAISGYITQARGVSIHRADCRNFLSLNSRSPERVISVDWGEPAGATYPAELTIRAFDRQGLLRDISSVFTDEKVSVDTATTRTDKKNQQVVMELKLSVPDLAALSQSISRILQLPNVTDVTRGS; encoded by the coding sequence ATGACGACAAGTAACGCAGAAAATCGAGGAAACAGCGACGAACACGATGCGATCGTCGCCAAAGCACGACGCTTCGTGGATAGCCGGTCGAAATCAGCGGCAATTGTTGCTTGCCGCGACGAAGGCGAAGCCATTGCAGAGATTCTGGCGCCCTTCGAAATCAGCGGACCGTTGCTGGCCGCGGTCATTCTGTACCCACTGCTCCGCGACCTGAACACGGCGCCCAACACGGATGAAATCGATCCGCAGGCCCTTGCGCTTGCCGACGGCCTCGTGCACTTGAGTCGATTCTCGCTACCGACTGACTGGAAGCCCGGTGCTGCCCTCGCAACCCCGCAATCGGAAGCTCTGCGCAAGATGTTGCTCGCCATGGTATCCGATGCCCGCCTGGTACTGGTCCGGATAGCCGAACAGCTCTATCGCCTGCGCATGGCGAAAGACGTCGACATCGCAGAACAGCAGCGCCTGGCAATGGAAACACGCGAAATATACGCGCCTTTGGCCAGCCGGCTCGGTATCTGGCAGCTCAAGTGGGAACTGGAGGATCTTGCCTTTCGCTACCTCGAGCCCGACACCTACCGGGAAATCGCCAAGGGCCTCCGCGAGCGGCGCAGCGAGCGTGAGGCATTTATCGAAACCATCATTGCCGAACTGCACGAAGCCCTTGCCGCCAGCGACATCAAGGCGGAGATCAGCGGGCGACCCAAACACATCTACAGTATCTGGCGGAAGATGCAGCGAAAAAACCGCGGCCTCGAACAGATTTTCGACATGCGCGCGGTACGCATCTTTGTTAATGACGTGCGCGAGTGCTATGCCGCACTGGGTGTTGTGCACAATATGTGGCCTTACCTTCGCGGCGAATTTGATGACTACATTGCCAACCCGAAAGGCAACAACTACCAGTCACTGCACACCGCAGTGATCGGTCCCGGTGGGCGCACCCTCGAGGTTCAGATTCGTACCCATGACATGCACCGCCACGCGGAATTCGGTGTCGCGGCTCACTGGCGCTACAAAGAAGGTGGCGGCCCCGTTGATGCGTTCGATCAGAAAATTCGCTTCCTGCGCAATCTGCTCGATGCCGACAGCCCCGATGGTGACCTGCTGGAACAGATCCGGGATGAAGTCTTTGAGGACCGGGTATACGCCGTCAGTCCCAAAGGCGACGTTGTTGAATTACCTGCGGGAGCAACCCCGCTGGATTTCGCCTACTACGTGCATACCCAGGTAGGCCATCGCTGCCGCGGCGTCAAGGTCAACGGACGCATCGTCCCGCTGACCTACAAAGTGAAAAATGGCGACCAGATCGATGTCATTACCAGTGGCGAGCCCAACCCAAGCAGGGACTGGATGAGCCCGCAACATGCCTACCTGGCCAGCGGCCGTAACCGGGCAAAGGTCAGAAACTGGTTTCGGCAGCAGGACAAGGAACAAAACCGACGCCAGGGCCGCGAGATACTTGAACGCGAATTGACGCGTTTGAATATCAACGACATTCCGCTGGAGCAGATATCGAAGTACATGAAGTTCGACAACGTTGAGAGTCTGTGTGTCGCCCTCGGCGCCGGCGACTCAACGCCGTCATCGGTAGCCAGCGCCATTCAGAACCTGCGCGGTGACCAGCAGCCGGACACGATCCGCACCCGCCGGATCCCGGAGACCAAAGCCACCGGTGCGGGACAAATAGCGGTCAGCGGGGTCGGCGATCTGCTATGCAATTTTGCCCGCTGTTGCCGGCCCGTTCCGCCTGAAGCGATCAGCGGTTATATAACCCAGGCACGAGGCGTCAGCATTCACCGCGCTGACTGCCGAAATTTTCTGAGCCTGAATTCCCGCAGCCCGGAACGGGTCATTTCGGTCGATTGGGGGGAGCCTGCCGGGGCTACTTACCCGGCCGAGCTGACCATCCGCGCCTTCGACCGACAGGGTTTATTGCGCGACATCAGCAGTGTCTTCACTGACGAAAAAGTCAGCGTTGACACAGCAACGACGCGGACAGACAAGAAAAACCAGCAAGTCGTCATGGAACTGAAGCTGTCCGTCCCGGACCTGGCTGCACTGAGTCAGTCGATCAGTCGTATTCTGCAGCTCCCCAACGTGACGGATGTCACGCGAGGGAGCTGA
- a CDS encoding 2-oxoglutarate dehydrogenase E1 component, with protein MSNSLKEQYATTPLFGSNAAAIETLYEQYLENPDSVAAGWRDYFRGIADGGRDTPHSPIRQRLALDARGGKRSGVGTAARSGTLDIDASQKQAAVSRLIQVYSLRGHQIADIDPLGIMERHTPGVLKLDYLGLNEADMNTEFYTGGLAGTGNRRMKLADILALLKRIYCGKIGAEFAHVSRARERLWLRQRFEDGVVSLDFDQEERLWLLDQLTAAEGIERYLHTRFVGQKRFSLEGGESLIPMLDQLIQKSGEAGAKEIVIGMAHRGRINVLVNVLGKSPEELFEEFEGNVDPAEMKGSGDVKYHKGFSADMKTPGGNVHIALAFNPSHLEIVNPVVEGSVRARQQRRGDEDRSLVIPILVHGDAAFAGQGVVTETFQMSQTNGFRTGGTIHIVINNQIGFTTSRPQDARSTTYCSDVAKMIEAPIFHVNGDDPEAVMFVTRLALEYRQKFRKDVVIDLVCYRRHGHNEADEPSATQPVMYSRIRDHESTRERYAKRLISAGVIDAAGVGKMQDDYRGRLDRGEPVPRSHLGMIGDEFTVDWSPYTDAEWDDPVDTTLSPEKVAELSKKITTLPDGFVLHGRVQRIISERERMAADEVPMDWGFAETMAYAGLLDEGFDCRVTGQDSGRGTFFHRHAVLHNQSNRQEYVPLEHISKRKGAFRVIDSLLSEEAVMGFEYGYATTEPNTLVIWEGQFGDFCNGAQVVIDQFISSGESKWGRLCGLTLFLPHGYEGQGPEHSSARLERFLQLCAEHNMQVCVPSTPAQMFHMIRRQMLRRYRKPLIVMTPKSLLRHKLSTSSLRQLSEGRFHTIIPEQGEIAPKNTRRVVLCSGKVYYDLLEAREVHGVDDVALVRIEQLYPFPIDEYAAIIEQYAEVRDIVWCQEEPQNQGAWYQIRHRLQESLNDEQTLYYAGRASAAAPASGIFKLHMQQQQALVEAALDIKMKAAKSKQAAKKARKSK; from the coding sequence ATGAGCAATTCCCTGAAAGAGCAATACGCAACTACACCCTTGTTCGGTAGCAATGCTGCCGCCATCGAAACGCTGTACGAGCAGTATCTGGAGAATCCGGACTCGGTCGCGGCCGGCTGGCGCGACTATTTTCGCGGCATCGCGGACGGTGGTCGGGATACTCCGCATTCCCCGATTCGCCAGCGTTTGGCGCTGGACGCCCGCGGCGGCAAGCGCAGTGGCGTCGGCACAGCGGCCAGGAGTGGCACGCTGGACATCGATGCGAGCCAGAAACAGGCTGCCGTCTCCCGCCTTATTCAGGTCTACAGCCTGCGTGGGCACCAGATTGCCGACATTGATCCGCTTGGCATCATGGAGCGGCACACGCCCGGCGTGTTGAAGCTCGACTACCTCGGTCTTAACGAGGCCGATATGAACACCGAGTTTTATACCGGGGGGCTGGCTGGAACCGGCAACCGCCGGATGAAGCTGGCGGATATTCTGGCGCTGCTGAAGCGCATCTACTGCGGCAAGATTGGCGCCGAGTTCGCGCACGTATCGCGTGCACGGGAGCGGCTCTGGCTGCGCCAACGGTTTGAAGATGGCGTGGTTTCACTGGATTTTGACCAGGAAGAACGGCTCTGGCTACTTGATCAGTTGACAGCCGCAGAAGGCATTGAACGCTACCTGCATACCCGTTTCGTCGGTCAGAAGCGCTTTTCCCTCGAGGGTGGCGAAAGCCTGATTCCGATGCTGGATCAGTTGATTCAGAAGAGCGGTGAGGCTGGTGCCAAAGAAATCGTAATCGGCATGGCGCACCGGGGCCGAATCAATGTCCTGGTCAATGTGTTGGGCAAATCGCCGGAAGAATTGTTTGAAGAATTTGAGGGCAATGTCGACCCGGCCGAAATGAAGGGCTCGGGTGACGTCAAGTACCACAAAGGCTTCTCGGCGGATATGAAGACGCCAGGTGGCAACGTGCACATTGCACTGGCGTTTAATCCGTCACACCTGGAAATAGTGAATCCGGTGGTCGAAGGTTCCGTCAGGGCGCGGCAGCAGCGGCGCGGCGATGAGGATCGCAGCCTGGTTATCCCGATACTGGTACACGGTGATGCCGCATTCGCGGGTCAGGGCGTCGTAACCGAGACGTTCCAGATGTCGCAAACCAATGGTTTCCGTACCGGCGGCACCATACACATTGTTATTAACAACCAGATCGGCTTTACCACCAGCCGTCCGCAGGACGCCCGTTCGACGACCTATTGCAGCGACGTTGCGAAGATGATCGAAGCGCCGATATTCCACGTCAACGGCGACGATCCGGAAGCCGTCATGTTCGTGACCCGGCTGGCGCTCGAGTATCGGCAGAAGTTTCGCAAGGATGTCGTGATCGACCTGGTGTGCTACCGCCGGCATGGTCACAACGAGGCCGATGAGCCGAGCGCGACGCAACCCGTTATGTACTCCCGCATTCGCGATCACGAGAGCACCCGCGAACGTTACGCCAAACGTTTGATCAGTGCCGGTGTTATCGATGCCGCCGGTGTTGGCAAAATGCAGGATGACTACCGCGGCCGGCTCGATCGCGGTGAACCGGTGCCACGTTCGCACCTGGGAATGATCGGTGATGAGTTCACGGTGGATTGGTCACCGTATACGGATGCCGAGTGGGACGATCCGGTGGATACGACGCTTAGCCCGGAGAAAGTCGCCGAACTTTCGAAAAAAATCACAACATTACCCGATGGCTTCGTTTTGCACGGTCGCGTACAACGCATCATCAGTGAGCGTGAGCGGATGGCTGCTGACGAAGTACCGATGGATTGGGGCTTCGCCGAGACGATGGCTTACGCAGGACTGCTGGACGAAGGATTTGACTGCCGGGTGACCGGTCAGGATAGCGGTCGCGGCACGTTCTTCCATCGCCACGCGGTGTTGCACAATCAATCGAACCGCCAGGAGTACGTGCCGCTGGAGCATATCTCCAAACGGAAGGGCGCCTTCCGGGTGATCGATTCATTGTTGTCTGAAGAAGCGGTAATGGGCTTCGAGTACGGTTACGCGACCACCGAACCCAACACGCTGGTAATCTGGGAAGGCCAGTTCGGTGATTTCTGCAACGGCGCCCAGGTGGTTATTGATCAGTTCATCAGTTCCGGTGAATCGAAGTGGGGTCGCTTGTGCGGCCTGACCTTGTTCCTGCCGCACGGTTACGAAGGGCAGGGGCCAGAGCATTCTTCCGCACGTCTCGAGCGTTTCCTGCAATTGTGTGCTGAACACAATATGCAGGTTTGCGTGCCATCGACTCCGGCACAGATGTTCCACATGATTCGCCGGCAGATGCTGCGTCGCTACCGCAAGCCGCTTATTGTCATGACGCCAAAGAGTCTGCTTCGACACAAGTTGTCGACGTCGTCGTTGCGGCAATTGTCGGAAGGCCGGTTTCACACGATCATTCCGGAACAGGGCGAGATTGCGCCGAAGAACACACGGCGTGTCGTGCTATGCAGCGGCAAAGTGTATTACGACCTGCTCGAAGCGCGGGAAGTGCACGGCGTTGACGATGTCGCGTTGGTTCGGATAGAACAGCTCTACCCGTTCCCGATTGATGAATACGCGGCGATCATTGAACAGTACGCTGAGGTGCGAGATATTGTTTGGTGTCAGGAAGAGCCGCAAAATCAGGGCGCCTGGTACCAGATTCGTCATCGTCTGCAGGAATCGCTGAATGACGAACAAACCCTCTATTACGCCGGTCGAGCCAGCGCAGCTGCGCCAGCTTCCGGTATTTTCAAATTACACATGCAACAACAGCAAGCACTCGTTGAAGCGGCTTTGGACATTAAAATGAAAGCCGCCAAGTCGAAGCAAGCAGCCAAAAAGGCACGGAAAAGTAAATGA
- a CDS encoding alkane 1-monooxygenase, with the protein MTTYTATAADGTVVHYRDGKRWLWALSVLYPLQPLLGIGMHALTGTEYWLLLPLAITFAGLSVLDAIIGEDQNNPPEAVVMALERDHYYKYLTYGAVAMHVASLFGTAWWAANAALSAFGYFALAVVAGMTAGLAINTGHELGHKRSRLERGLSRLALALPAYGHFTIDHNRGHHIAVATPEDCASSRMGENIYRFAMREIPGAMRRAWAIERERLALRNRPVWHWSNQILQSFLLTALLQGSIVMYFGLSLLPFLLIHNAFAYWQLTSANYIEHYGLLRSRDTSGRLERCQPHHSWNSNYLLSNLSLFHLERHSDHHTHPLRRYQSLRHYPDLPTLPTGYFGAYLLAYVPWLWFRIMNPRLLALPHVQGDLRKVNMHPPYSIKLARQSHTPRSS; encoded by the coding sequence GTGACTACCTACACGGCAACCGCCGCCGACGGCACCGTGGTGCACTACCGCGACGGCAAACGCTGGCTCTGGGCGCTGTCAGTCCTCTACCCGCTGCAACCGTTGCTTGGCATAGGCATGCATGCGCTGACCGGCACCGAATACTGGCTGCTTCTGCCACTTGCGATCACATTCGCAGGATTAAGCGTCCTTGATGCGATCATCGGTGAAGACCAGAACAACCCGCCCGAAGCCGTCGTCATGGCCCTTGAACGCGATCATTACTACAAGTACCTGACCTACGGCGCCGTCGCGATGCACGTCGCCAGCCTGTTCGGGACCGCGTGGTGGGCAGCCAACGCCGCACTTTCGGCATTCGGTTATTTCGCGCTCGCGGTGGTTGCGGGGATGACGGCGGGTCTTGCCATAAATACAGGGCATGAACTGGGCCACAAGCGCAGCCGCCTGGAACGCGGCCTGTCACGTCTCGCACTGGCTTTGCCTGCCTATGGACACTTCACGATCGATCACAATCGCGGGCATCACATCGCCGTGGCCACACCGGAGGACTGCGCCAGTTCACGCATGGGCGAGAACATTTACCGCTTTGCAATGAGAGAGATTCCCGGCGCGATGCGGCGGGCGTGGGCCATTGAACGGGAGCGGTTGGCATTGAGAAACCGGCCGGTCTGGCATTGGTCCAATCAGATTCTGCAGTCCTTCCTGCTGACGGCCCTGCTACAGGGCTCCATCGTGATGTACTTCGGCCTGTCGCTATTGCCGTTCCTGCTCATTCACAATGCGTTTGCGTATTGGCAACTGACCAGCGCCAATTACATAGAACACTACGGACTGCTACGCAGCCGCGACACCAGTGGTCGCCTGGAACGTTGCCAGCCGCATCACTCCTGGAACAGCAACTACCTTCTGAGCAACCTGTCGCTGTTTCACCTGGAACGACACTCGGACCACCATACTCACCCGCTCCGCCGCTACCAGTCACTGCGACACTACCCCGACCTGCCCACCTTGCCGACCGGTTATTTCGGTGCCTACCTGCTGGCCTATGTGCCGTGGCTTTGGTTTCGGATCATGAACCCGCGCCTGCTGGCACTCCCGCACGTGCAGGGAGATCTACGCAAAGTGAATATGCACCCGCCTTATTCGATCAAATTGGCGCGGCAAAGCCACACCCCCCGGTCCAGCTAG
- the odhB gene encoding 2-oxoglutarate dehydrogenase complex dihydrolipoyllysine-residue succinyltransferase, whose product MSIEIKVPQLPESVSDATLVAWHKKVGDSVSRDENLVDLETDKVVLEVPAPASGILKEIKIKDGTTVTAGDLLAVLEEGDVAADSSSAEKPAATTPDSEEDASGRVASSEPAGSSAHKLSPSVRRLLDEHDLDVSVIPGSGKDGRVSKSDVMKYLKSHSDEDVAPGDANAAAPGTAAGVATRTEQRVPMTRLRARIAERLVEAQQSAAMLTTFNEVDLTEVMALRKRYKEPFEKEHGAKLGFMSFFAKAAVEGLKKFPVINASVEGNDIIYHDYYDIGIAVSSERGLMVPIVRDVDQLSFAQVESTIAGLGNKVREGTIGMDDLTGGTFTITNGGIFGSMLSTPILNPPQSAILGMHSIQERPMAVNGEIQIRPMMYLALTYDHRIIDGKEAVQFLVSIKQTLEDPGRLLLQV is encoded by the coding sequence ATGAGCATAGAGATCAAGGTACCGCAGTTACCCGAGTCAGTCAGCGACGCAACGCTGGTCGCCTGGCACAAAAAAGTTGGCGATTCTGTTTCGCGCGACGAAAACCTCGTTGACCTGGAAACAGACAAGGTCGTCCTGGAAGTTCCGGCGCCTGCGTCCGGTATCCTGAAAGAGATCAAGATCAAGGATGGCACGACAGTTACCGCAGGTGACTTGCTGGCCGTACTTGAAGAAGGCGATGTGGCTGCAGATAGCAGCAGCGCTGAGAAACCCGCGGCTACCACCCCTGATTCAGAGGAAGATGCCAGCGGGCGCGTCGCCAGCTCGGAGCCAGCAGGCAGCAGCGCACACAAGCTGAGCCCGTCTGTCCGCCGTTTGCTCGATGAACATGATCTCGATGTCAGTGTCATCCCGGGTAGCGGCAAGGATGGCCGCGTCAGCAAGTCTGATGTCATGAAATACCTGAAGAGCCACAGTGACGAGGATGTTGCACCGGGTGATGCGAATGCAGCCGCGCCAGGAACTGCTGCGGGCGTTGCTACACGGACAGAACAGCGCGTGCCGATGACCCGATTGCGTGCCCGTATCGCTGAACGCCTGGTCGAGGCGCAACAATCTGCGGCGATGCTGACGACATTCAATGAAGTCGACCTGACTGAAGTGATGGCGCTGCGCAAGCGCTACAAGGAACCGTTTGAGAAAGAACACGGTGCGAAGCTGGGCTTCATGTCGTTCTTTGCAAAAGCTGCCGTAGAAGGCTTGAAGAAGTTCCCGGTGATCAATGCGTCGGTCGAAGGCAATGACATTATTTATCATGACTACTATGACATTGGCATCGCGGTATCGTCTGAGCGTGGTTTGATGGTGCCGATCGTAAGAGACGTAGATCAGCTAAGCTTCGCCCAGGTGGAAAGCACGATCGCCGGCCTTGGTAATAAAGTTCGGGAAGGGACGATCGGCATGGATGATCTCACCGGTGGTACGTTTACGATTACCAACGGGGGTATCTTCGGTTCAATGCTGTCGACACCGATTCTGAATCCGCCGCAGAGCGCGATTCTCGGAATGCACTCGATTCAGGAACGGCCGATGGCCGTGAATGGCGAAATACAGATTCGACCGATGATGTACCTCGCGCTGACCTACGATCATCGCATTATCGATGGCAAAGAGGCTGTACAGTTTCTGGTAAGCATCAAGCAAACATTGGAAGACCCGGGTCGCCTGTTATTACAGGTCTGA
- a CDS encoding DUF5658 family protein — MERVAHHPDYRSRPDRRTFNWRTVVLGFVRSRRRSNRRSAEGEPLFSDWHHPWLFFLSIGIMLLSSADAFMTLTLIDLGANEANPLMHRAMQQSMASFAAIKMALTAFGVLALVFLARARLLNFVRAGAVLTVVFSMYACLICYELVMLWEIQ; from the coding sequence ATGGAAAGAGTTGCTCACCACCCCGATTATCGGTCCCGCCCTGATCGACGCACTTTTAACTGGCGAACGGTAGTCCTGGGTTTCGTACGTTCGCGTCGCCGCAGCAATCGACGCAGCGCCGAGGGTGAGCCGTTGTTCAGTGATTGGCACCACCCGTGGCTGTTCTTTCTCTCCATTGGCATCATGTTGCTCAGTTCGGCGGATGCATTCATGACCCTGACACTTATTGATTTAGGGGCCAACGAGGCCAATCCGTTGATGCATCGCGCGATGCAGCAAAGCATGGCGTCATTTGCCGCCATTAAGATGGCCCTGACGGCGTTCGGCGTGCTGGCGCTGGTTTTTCTTGCCCGGGCGAGGCTGCTGAATTTCGTCAGGGCAGGCGCGGTGCTGACCGTCGTATTCTCAATGTACGCCTGCCTGATTTGCTACGAACTGGTTATGCTCTGGGAAATCCAGTAA
- the lpdA gene encoding dihydrolipoyl dehydrogenase yields MSKSFDVVVIGAGPAGYVAAIRAAQHGLKVACIDEWKNHDGKNAFGGTCLNAGCIPSKALLESSELYHRAAHEFKKHGIRVSEPTMDIAAMQKRKAGIVRQLTGGIAGLLKANKIEGLVGHGKLLAGKQVEFTPVDGKPETINAKHVILATGSTPIELKVAPWTDGSIVDSWGALEFDAVPKTLGVVGAGVIGLELGSVWARLGAKVTILEAMDDFLSMADRDVARVAAKEFKSQGLDIKLGAKVTAAKAGSKGVKVDYDDKDGKQSMTVEKLVVAVGRRPFTDGLLADNAGIDTDERGFIKVDDECRTSVPGVYAVGDCVRGPMLAHKGSEEGVMAADLIAGEVAELNYDVIPSVIYTSPEIAWVGKTEDEVKKSGREYKTGSFPFAASGRAKAMEQTAGMVKIVSAVDDDEVLGVHIVGPMAGELISEAVLAMEFSASTEDIQRTVHAHPSLTEAMHEAALAVDNRALNYPNR; encoded by the coding sequence ATGAGCAAGAGTTTTGATGTCGTCGTTATTGGTGCCGGACCCGCGGGTTACGTTGCTGCAATCAGGGCAGCGCAACACGGGTTGAAAGTGGCCTGCATCGACGAATGGAAGAATCACGATGGCAAGAATGCTTTCGGTGGCACGTGTCTGAACGCCGGCTGCATTCCTTCGAAAGCCTTGCTCGAATCCTCTGAGCTCTATCACCGTGCAGCGCACGAATTTAAGAAACACGGTATTCGTGTATCCGAGCCAACGATGGACATTGCGGCTATGCAAAAGCGCAAAGCCGGCATCGTCAGGCAATTGACTGGCGGCATCGCTGGCTTGCTGAAGGCGAATAAAATTGAAGGCCTGGTTGGTCACGGCAAACTGCTGGCCGGTAAGCAGGTTGAATTCACGCCGGTCGATGGCAAGCCGGAAACGATCAATGCGAAACACGTCATTCTTGCCACTGGGTCGACACCGATCGAGTTGAAAGTCGCGCCGTGGACCGATGGCAGCATTGTCGATTCCTGGGGCGCGCTTGAGTTTGATGCGGTGCCGAAAACCCTGGGTGTGGTTGGCGCTGGCGTGATTGGTCTTGAGCTGGGCAGTGTATGGGCCAGGCTGGGCGCCAAGGTGACCATCCTCGAAGCTATGGACGACTTCCTGTCGATGGCTGACAGGGACGTTGCCAGGGTCGCGGCGAAAGAATTCAAGAGCCAGGGTCTGGACATCAAGCTGGGCGCCAAAGTTACCGCCGCCAAAGCGGGCAGCAAAGGCGTCAAGGTTGATTACGACGACAAGGACGGCAAGCAATCCATGACGGTTGAAAAGCTTGTTGTCGCCGTTGGCCGCAGGCCGTTTACAGACGGCCTGCTTGCTGACAACGCGGGTATCGATACCGATGAACGGGGCTTCATCAAGGTTGACGATGAGTGCCGCACTTCAGTACCGGGCGTCTATGCCGTTGGCGACTGTGTTCGTGGCCCGATGCTGGCACACAAGGGTTCTGAAGAGGGTGTCATGGCGGCAGATTTGATTGCCGGTGAAGTTGCAGAATTGAACTACGATGTGATCCCGTCGGTCATTTATACGTCACCGGAAATTGCCTGGGTCGGCAAGACCGAGGATGAGGTCAAGAAAAGTGGCCGCGAATACAAGACAGGTTCGTTCCCGTTCGCTGCCTCCGGCCGTGCCAAGGCCATGGAGCAAACCGCGGGCATGGTCAAAATTGTGTCAGCTGTCGATGATGATGAAGTATTGGGCGTGCACATCGTCGGTCCGATGGCAGGCGAATTGATTTCTGAAGCCGTGCTGGCAATGGAATTCTCTGCCAGTACAGAAGACATTCAACGCACGGTTCATGCCCACCCGAGCCTGACCGAGGCCATGCATGAAGCGGCTCTCGCGGTCGACAACCGGGCTTTGAATTACCCAAACCGTTAA
- a CDS encoding YebC/PmpR family DNA-binding transcriptional regulator, translating into MAGHSKWANIQHRKGAQDKKRGKLFTKLIREITIAARIGGGDLTANPRLRLAVDKAKAQSMPKDNIDRAIKRGSGDMDGDEYLEIRYEGYGPGGTAVMVDCMTDNRNRTVAEVRHAFSKFGGNLGADGSVAYLFNHVGLLSYPSGSDEDAIMEAAIEAGAEDVVVDADKSVEVITEPAEFEAVRDAMRAAELPPESAELTMRATTSAELGVNEAATMIKLLEMLEDLDDVQNVYSNADIADDVLAQL; encoded by the coding sequence ATGGCCGGACATAGTAAGTGGGCGAATATTCAGCACCGCAAGGGCGCCCAGGACAAGAAGCGCGGCAAGCTCTTCACAAAGCTGATACGCGAAATCACGATTGCAGCCCGGATAGGTGGTGGCGATTTGACGGCCAACCCACGCTTGCGTCTCGCAGTCGACAAAGCGAAAGCGCAAAGCATGCCGAAAGACAATATTGATCGGGCGATCAAACGTGGTTCGGGCGATATGGACGGCGACGAGTATCTCGAGATCCGCTATGAAGGTTACGGACCGGGCGGCACGGCGGTTATGGTTGATTGCATGACGGACAACCGCAATCGCACGGTGGCGGAAGTGCGGCACGCTTTCTCCAAGTTTGGCGGCAATCTCGGTGCGGACGGCTCTGTTGCCTATTTGTTCAACCATGTCGGCCTGCTGTCATACCCGAGTGGCAGCGATGAAGACGCCATCATGGAAGCGGCGATCGAAGCGGGCGCTGAAGATGTCGTCGTCGATGCGGACAAGTCCGTTGAAGTCATCACAGAGCCTGCGGAATTCGAAGCCGTACGCGATGCGATGCGCGCCGCTGAGTTGCCACCCGAAAGTGCCGAGTTGACGATGCGCGCTACGACCTCCGCGGAACTTGGGGTCAATGAGGCCGCAACGATGATTAAACTGCTCGAAATGCTGGAGGATCTGGATGACGTGCAAAACGTCTACAGCAATGCTGACATCGCGGACGATGTGCTGGCACAACTGTGA